GCACCTGGTCAATACAGACTATTTGACACGACTTATAATTGTAGAATTGTTAAAAAGTATTGACCCAAACGAAGATATTTTAATCAagttttaaatttacattttatatatatatagcaccaACAACGTATCCAATGTGCAACATTATCATTGAAGAAGGAAGTGTTTCACTAAAGgaagtttttgttttacaatgaaAACTTCCTAAAATACAGGTTTAAATTAAACCTTAAATAAGTCCATCAAATGggcacataaaaacaacaaccagtATTTAAGTAATTGTGAGTAAGAACAATACAACCCTATGTAAACAAATCCAATGTCATATGCTGATgtcataaaacaacacaaaacaagccaATCCAATGTCAACGACAAATGTCTGAAAGTCAGGAAAATTgttaaacactttattttgcAGCTCTGACAAGGACATCTAGTAGATTCCATTCTCTTGTTCAtgtttttcaaaacactgaaCGAGTAAGCCAAGCAGGTTAAACCCCTCCCCCTGTTCGTATGTGTAGCTTACTTAAATTACTGCTTTGGGGACGCATTtaaatttaatgatttttttgtaaatatttaaagtgtGCTTTCCTAAAGCGTCATGTTACCTCACACCCAACAACTATGATGAGCAAGAAAAGCGATCCAGGACTGGCGGTTGAGTGTGGCGGGGGTTTTCTGTCCAAACCCAACCGAGCCCAAGAGGAAACTAAGCGAGGCATCTTTTTACGCCTGACCCCGACCCGAGCCCAAGGTTTTCCTCGATTACaggcatgtgcagtgtaaagAAATCCAGCAGGTAGCCAGGCCAATGTGACCGAACCTGACCCCAAAACCTTTTGTCTGAACCCAGCCtgggtatccacactctaaACAGCAGATAAGTGGTGCATCATAAGTTAAACTGACTCTATCTGGACCCAGCACAGTGAGCAAAGTCTGGGCTAATTTGAGATGTGCCCCATTGTTGTGCAGACAGCGCACAGCTCAGACAAAcaggccgtgtgtgtgtctgtttgtgaacGCTCACCTCACTTCCTCCTTCACGTTGCCCCAGTTGTGTGGGCCGCTGCCACTGCGCTTCTCCTCAACCTTCTGATTGCTGGAGTGAgaacagacaggaggagacacacCGGGATGGATGCTGGATGAAAATAGTCACAGTGGGAGTAGTTCGAAAACCAACAACAACTCTGTAGTCTGTAGTGAAAAGTAGGTTAGTGAACATAACTTGGAAAAAATGAATACAGCTGATCCTGATCTGCAGACATTAAGACTCACTGGCCTCTGCAGAGGTCAGTgagtctttgtgttgtttggtttgGGAACAGTGTCACTGGATTTTTGACAACTTTGTGTTAAAGAGACCCAACACATAATCTCCTGACAACAACACAGTTTTGTTGACGAGTCAGTTCTATTTTTAGATTCCCTGCTCTGCTAAAGTCTAAGTTCAGGACTGACTCACGATTTGTCACTGCCGCTGTGTCGCTCAAAGTCCCGTTTCCCACGGGAGTCGAAGCCGTCCCCCCGGCCCATGCCCCGTCCTCTTCCACCACGCCCACCCCGGCCGCCACCACGCCCTCTAGGGGGCCGGTCTCCAGGAGGCCTGCTGGAAACAGAAGCGCATGTTAATTGATTCCCGGCAATCGTAAGTGGACGGCTCACGTCATGTTCACACCTGGCGTTAGAATGCGTCTCCAGTGACCGCTTGTGACCTcacttctctgctctgtgtgcgAATAAACATGTACAGCATTTCTGTTTGAAAAGAgcaaatgtgttcatgtttggaGTCTGACGATGACACCTGGGTCTGTTGTCAATGTCAATAAAGCAATGTCTACCGCCGGGTGAGGCATCAGCGAGTACGCACATCTATGCACCAATCCCATACCACATCATTTacacttccatacagggttattagcatacagctgttaaaatagcATTTAAATGAACAGGTATTTGATCAGTGTTCTGCATCAGCCTATACACAACAACCAGGTATCTGAATCATCAGGAAGGGAAAAAATGGTATCAAGCATCTCTACTATTGAGAAACAACATCAGTGTTTAGTTCACACTTTTAAagagaatgtggccacatgtgtcccAGACCCCCTCTGAATGCGGTCtaagtgatcagatctcaaatgTGCCTGCAATGCATCTTGGGTATATTTACACCTGTACTTGGAGCTGCTCAGGTCTGATCAGATCACCTGAGACGCAGGTTAATACCGGTTGTGCACAGGCCAAAGAGACGCTAGATTAACAAGTGTGCAAACATGCTGTTATCTGCAGAGGGGATCTGCACTTTTTGTAAAAACGTTGTGTGTTAGCTTAAATGTCAAAGAGCAGTCCAGCATCAGAACCATGCAGTTCACTGATGGTTGCGCTGCTGAGGTTAGGTGAGTTAAGATCAAATTGACGCTTCCTGCCCACAGCCTCGCACTGATCCTGTGATAGCACCAGACGGCCTTGTGCTTATCAGCATGTTTAAATCGGCGTTTCATCACTCATCACAGCTACCCACTTGTCTGCTGAGAACTCGCCAGCTCCCTCGGGCTTGTCCTCGGCGGGCTTCTCGAAGCGGCGCTCTCGGGGAGGTCTCCTGTCCGGCCTCTTGTCCCCGGGTCGCCCTTCGCCCTGGCCGCCCTGGCCGCCTTGGCCGCCCTGGTGCTGGGAACCGGGCTGGCCCTGCTGGTCCGGTCTCCGGCCCACCCGCCTGATTCCTGCAGATCACACAGGAGTCAGATGGAGTAAACTCAGAGTTACAGTCTTGCTTACTGTTTCACATAATTTGCACAGAGGAGCTGTCGTGGAAAGGAGCCGTTTAAGCTCCTGCTGTACTGAGCGTCACCTCAGCAGCTTTACATTAGCAGTGCAACTGTTAATGCACTTAGTTCCCAGTGTCTGTCCGTAAACTCACTGGTATTTTAGACACCACTGAGCTCAACCAATATGCAGCATTCACAGTGAGAAGACACCATCACAACAAACAGCGGTGTGCTCCGTGCGCTCTGTCCCGCTCACAGGTGAGCATCCTGCAGAGCTCCGTGCAGCCTGCAGCCGGTGCACGGAGCATCCTCCGGAGCATCCTCCAGCGGAGCATCCTCCAGCGGACAGTAACACAACACCTTCCTCTCCAGTGGAAACCGTTTCTGCGACACAACACCGGCTCGGTCTGCACAGAGGACTCCACCGGAGCTGCACGGTGACGCTGCTGACAGCCGCCTGTGTGCGTCCTCGGCCTGTGAGGACGGACCGGCGTGTCCTCTACCCGCAGCAGGACAGGGTCCATGTTGCCCTCGGGCTGTGTTTGGCTCGGACCAGCGGCGGCTAACACCGCAGCTAACGGAGCTGCACAGGACAGACCCGGGTAAACACGCAGGACACAGGGGCAGCAGAAGAGGAGACGCTCACCTTCTTTCTTCAGGGGGACAGGGGGCTGGCTCTCCTCCTTCTTGTCCAGCAGCGGGTTCTTCCGGTCCTTCTGGGACTCCTTCTTCGGCTGCTTGGCTGCCTGCGCCGCGGACTTGGCGGAGCCCGCGGCGGCCCCCTCCTTCTTCTTGTTTTCGGCGGCCTTCAGGATCTCGAACGGGTCCGACTCGTCGTCCAATAGCTGGTCGAACCGGTTGGTCACGACGCAGCCGAAGCCTTCCTGCAGGTGTCCGGGCATGATGGCGCCCCTTCAGCGGGATTCACCTCCGATTCTACGAGGCTTGATGCGAACGAATCGCGGGATGCGGCCACAAGATGGCTGGGAGAGCTGCCCCTTCTCTTCCGGTGCGAGCACCATCCGGGACACCGCGCCGCGCGCACCAATGTGAGCACGCGGCGGCcgcaatgtttttattgacattaTGTAAGTGTCATGTCCTCCTGCTCTAATCCTGCTTTAATATGGCACTGGATGTTACACAGGAGGAGGCATCCCAGGGGATTTAACTTTGGACTAATGAGTGGTGCGACTGC
Above is a window of Hippoglossus hippoglossus isolate fHipHip1 chromosome 17, fHipHip1.pri, whole genome shotgun sequence DNA encoding:
- the LOC117778160 gene encoding plasminogen activator inhibitor 1 RNA-binding protein-like isoform X2, whose protein sequence is MPGHLQEGFGCVVTNRFDQLLDDESDPFEILKAAENKKKEGAAAGSAKSAAQAAKQPKKESQKDRKNPLLDKKEESQPPVPLKKEGIRRVGRRPDQQGQPGSQHQGGQGGQGGQGEGRPGDKRPDRRPPRERRFEKPAEDKPEGAGEFSADKPPGDRPPRGRGGGRGGRGGRGRGMGRGDGFDSRGKRDFERHSGSDKSIHPGVSPPVCSHSSNQKVEEKRSGSGPHNWGNVKEEVSETEQPAAPETTPEGEETAPAGSENKENEAEEVKNEGPKEMTLDEWKAMQDKERTKVEFNIRKPNEGADSQWKKGYVLHKSKSEDVCIEKPAGALIDAPEIEPEAPPVYQKPPGPTDESSDHHFRKPANDITSQLEINFGDLGRPGRGRGGARGGRGGRGGGGTRPARGGGRPEKASGVSVPNVDDPEAFPALA
- the LOC117778160 gene encoding plasminogen activator inhibitor 1 RNA-binding protein-like isoform X3; its protein translation is MPGHLQEGFGCVVTNRFDQLLDDESDPFEILKAAENKKKEGAAAGSAKSAAQAAKQPKKESQKDRKNPLLDKKEESQPPVPLKKEGIRRVGRRPDQQGQPGSQHQGGQGGQGGQGEGRPGDKRPDRRPPRERRFEKPAEDKPEGAGEFSADNRPPGDRPPRGRGGGRGGRGGRGRGMGRGDGFDSRGKRDFERHSGSDKSNQKVEEKRSGSGPHNWGNVKEEVSETEQPAAPETTPEGEETAPAGSENKENEAEEVKNEGPKEMTLDEWKAMQDKERTKVEFNIRKPNEGADSQWKKGYVLHKSKSEDVCIEKPAGALIDAPEIEPEAPPVYQKPPGPTDESSDHHFRKPANDITSQLEINFGDLGRPGRGRGGARGGRGGRGGGGTRPARGGGRPEKASGVSVPNVDDPEAFPALA
- the LOC117778160 gene encoding plasminogen activator inhibitor 1 RNA-binding protein-like isoform X1; this encodes MPGHLQEGFGCVVTNRFDQLLDDESDPFEILKAAENKKKEGAAAGSAKSAAQAAKQPKKESQKDRKNPLLDKKEESQPPVPLKKEGIRRVGRRPDQQGQPGSQHQGGQGGQGGQGEGRPGDKRPDRRPPRERRFEKPAEDKPEGAGEFSADNRPPGDRPPRGRGGGRGGRGGRGRGMGRGDGFDSRGKRDFERHSGSDKSIHPGVSPPVCSHSSNQKVEEKRSGSGPHNWGNVKEEVSETEQPAAPETTPEGEETAPAGSENKENEAEEVKNEGPKEMTLDEWKAMQDKERTKVEFNIRKPNEGADSQWKKGYVLHKSKSEDVCIEKPAGALIDAPEIEPEAPPVYQKPPGPTDESSDHHFRKPANDITSQLEINFGDLGRPGRGRGGARGGRGGRGGGGTRPARGGGRPEKASGVSVPNVDDPEAFPALA
- the LOC117778160 gene encoding plasminogen activator inhibitor 1 RNA-binding protein-like isoform X4, with product MPGHLQEGFGCVVTNRFDQLLDDESDPFEILKAAENKKKEGAAAGSAKSAAQAAKQPKKESQKDRKNPLLDKKEESQPPVPLKKEGIRRVGRRPDQQGQPGSQHQGGQGGQGGQGEGRPGDKRPDRRPPRERRFEKPAEDKPEGAGEFSADKPPGDRPPRGRGGGRGGRGGRGRGMGRGDGFDSRGKRDFERHSGSDKSNQKVEEKRSGSGPHNWGNVKEEVSETEQPAAPETTPEGEETAPAGSENKENEAEEVKNEGPKEMTLDEWKAMQDKERTKVEFNIRKPNEGADSQWKKGYVLHKSKSEDVCIEKPAGALIDAPEIEPEAPPVYQKPPGPTDESSDHHFRKPANDITSQLEINFGDLGRPGRGRGGARGGRGGRGGGGTRPARGGGRPEKASGVSVPNVDDPEAFPALA